Proteins from one Geomonas agri genomic window:
- a CDS encoding secondary thiamine-phosphate synthase enzyme YjbQ yields the protein MIQYLTLKSRERTELIDITAKVEELIAASMVGSGSCDVFVLHTTAGVTVNEGADPAVKRDIANCLDRLVPDAHYFTHAEGNSAAHVKSSLIGSCQRLLIDRGKLLLGTWQALYFCEFDGPRERKVAVRISAD from the coding sequence ATGATCCAGTACCTGACATTGAAAAGCAGGGAGAGAACGGAGCTGATCGACATCACCGCCAAGGTCGAGGAGTTGATCGCGGCCAGCATGGTGGGGAGCGGCAGCTGCGACGTCTTCGTACTGCACACGACGGCGGGGGTCACGGTTAACGAGGGGGCGGACCCGGCGGTGAAGCGGGATATCGCCAACTGCCTGGACCGGCTGGTGCCGGACGCGCACTACTTCACCCATGCTGAGGGGAACTCGGCAGCCCACGTCAAGTCATCCCTGATAGGGAGCTGCCAGCGACTCCTGATTGACCGGGGCAAGCTCCTACTGGGCACCTGGCAGGCGCTCTACTTCTGCGAGTTCGACGGTCCGAGGGAACGGAAGGTGGCGGTGAGGATAAGCGCGGATTAA
- a CDS encoding nitrite/sulfite reductase domain-containing protein produces MNTKDILEKGAILQRDRETYAIAPHIPGGFTDTATLRKICDVADKYNLEVKLTSAQRIAMFGVKEEDIDAIWADLAQTPGAAIGLCVRSIKICPGTQWCKRAVLDSASLGLKLDKIYHAMELPNKMKMGVSGCLLACSESGVKDIGIVGHNKGWRILVGGNSGPRPRLAELLVDNIQTEEEVLDIVAKVVEVYKNDPQQGRLGRLIEEKGIEAFRAAVLGSQDAAVGK; encoded by the coding sequence ATGAACACCAAGGACATCCTGGAAAAAGGCGCCATCCTGCAGCGTGACCGCGAGACCTACGCCATCGCCCCGCACATCCCTGGCGGCTTCACGGACACCGCCACCCTGAGAAAGATCTGCGACGTGGCCGATAAGTACAACCTGGAAGTGAAGCTGACCTCGGCTCAGCGCATCGCCATGTTCGGCGTTAAGGAAGAGGACATCGACGCGATCTGGGCCGACCTCGCCCAGACGCCGGGGGCCGCCATCGGCCTGTGCGTCAGGAGCATCAAGATCTGCCCGGGCACCCAGTGGTGCAAGAGGGCGGTGCTCGACTCCGCCTCGCTCGGGCTCAAGCTGGACAAGATCTACCACGCCATGGAGCTTCCCAACAAGATGAAGATGGGAGTTTCCGGTTGCCTGCTGGCCTGCTCCGAGTCCGGCGTCAAGGACATCGGCATCGTCGGTCACAACAAGGGATGGCGTATCCTGGTCGGTGGTAACTCCGGCCCCAGACCGCGCCTGGCGGAACTGTTGGTGGACAACATCCAGACTGAGGAAGAGGTGCTGGATATCGTCGCCAAGGTGGTGGAAGTCTACAAGAACGATCCGCAGCAGGGACGTCTGGGCAGGCTGATCGAGGAAAAGGGGATCGAGGCATTCAGGGCGGCCGTGCTCGGCAGCCAGGACGCCGCGGTTGGGAAGTGA
- a CDS encoding DedA family protein, which produces MHAAVQWLVETIGAMGYPGIFLLMALESSVIPIPSELVMPPAGYLAQQGQMNMMVAIVCGTVGSLIGAYANYFAAHYLGRPLVLKYGKYVFITEEKFAKVERFFQDHGEISTFIGRLLPVVRHLISLPAGLAGMNHVKFSLYTLLGAGIWVTVLTFIGYVIGSNQELIMRYSHQAVIGVLIASVVIIAVYVRLQRGKNADPAE; this is translated from the coding sequence ATGCATGCAGCAGTACAGTGGCTGGTCGAAACCATAGGGGCGATGGGCTACCCCGGGATCTTTCTCCTCATGGCCCTTGAGAGCTCCGTCATCCCGATCCCCAGCGAACTGGTGATGCCGCCGGCCGGATACCTGGCCCAGCAGGGTCAGATGAACATGATGGTGGCCATAGTCTGCGGCACCGTGGGGAGCCTCATCGGCGCCTACGCCAACTACTTCGCGGCACACTACCTCGGCCGCCCGCTCGTTCTGAAGTACGGCAAGTACGTCTTCATCACCGAGGAGAAGTTCGCCAAGGTGGAGCGGTTTTTCCAGGACCACGGCGAGATTTCGACCTTCATTGGCAGACTCCTGCCGGTGGTGCGCCACCTGATCTCGCTCCCGGCCGGGTTGGCCGGCATGAACCACGTCAAGTTCTCGCTCTACACCCTGCTCGGCGCCGGCATCTGGGTCACCGTGCTCACCTTCATCGGCTACGTCATCGGCTCCAACCAGGAGCTGATCATGCGCTACTCGCACCAGGCGGTCATCGGCGTCCTCATTGCCAGTGTCGTGATCATCGCCGTCTACGTCCGCCTCCAGCGCGGCAAAAACGCGGACCCCGCCGAATAA
- a CDS encoding YHS domain-containing protein, translating to MKFLIWALLAYLVYRMFVGKSTQKITKQEPAAAETFQDPVCGVYIAEADAVVGRLEGQRYHFCSMDCLKKFEEMQQRQ from the coding sequence GTGAAGTTTTTGATATGGGCCTTGTTGGCGTACCTCGTGTACCGGATGTTCGTCGGCAAGTCGACCCAGAAAATAACGAAGCAGGAACCCGCAGCCGCCGAGACCTTCCAGGACCCGGTCTGCGGCGTGTATATAGCCGAGGCCGACGCGGTTGTCGGCAGGCTGGAGGGGCAGCGCTACCACTTCTGCTCCATGGACTGTTTAAAAAAATTCGAAGAGATGCAGCAGCGGCAATAA
- the thiL gene encoding thiamine-phosphate kinase — protein MKLAELGEFGLIDRIKANVAASPSVLLGIGDDAAALSPTPGQVTLITSDMLLEGVHFDLSFCDPRTLGRKSLSVNLSDVAAMGARPRHFLLGVALPKEIPLEFMDGFMAGMLEQAERYGATLVGGDTCASKGGLAISVTALGEQRPELVLKRSGAKPGDLVCVTGTVGDAAAGLKLLFAGAREGFLVSRQLDPTPRVEAGVALAEAGVVTAMIDVSDGVLQDLGHICEMSGVGARLELARLPLSEHYLAYCGLNNHAPLALRERGGGEGAATGNASPGHDPFALALSGGEDYELLFCIPAGKEAEVAALCAQLDLPVAVIGEITAVAGIELTAPDGSQYTPPRRGFDHFGAD, from the coding sequence TTGAAACTAGCCGAACTGGGCGAATTCGGCCTGATAGACAGGATCAAGGCAAACGTCGCCGCGTCCCCCTCGGTGCTTCTCGGCATCGGGGATGACGCGGCGGCGCTGTCTCCCACCCCCGGACAGGTCACCCTGATCACCTCCGACATGCTGCTGGAAGGGGTCCACTTCGACCTCTCCTTCTGCGACCCGCGCACCCTGGGCAGAAAATCCCTTTCCGTCAACCTCTCCGATGTCGCCGCCATGGGCGCGCGCCCGCGCCACTTCCTGCTCGGCGTCGCGCTTCCCAAGGAGATCCCCCTCGAATTCATGGACGGCTTCATGGCCGGGATGCTGGAGCAGGCAGAACGCTACGGCGCGACCCTGGTGGGCGGGGATACCTGCGCCTCGAAGGGGGGGCTGGCCATCTCGGTGACCGCTTTGGGCGAGCAGCGCCCGGAACTCGTGCTGAAGCGAAGCGGTGCGAAACCGGGGGATCTGGTCTGCGTGACAGGGACGGTCGGGGACGCTGCGGCGGGGCTCAAGCTGTTGTTTGCAGGGGCGCGGGAAGGTTTCCTGGTGTCGCGACAGTTGGACCCGACCCCGCGGGTCGAGGCGGGGGTGGCCTTGGCCGAGGCAGGCGTGGTTACCGCCATGATCGACGTGAGTGACGGGGTACTGCAGGACCTGGGGCACATCTGCGAGATGTCGGGTGTGGGGGCGCGCCTGGAACTGGCCCGGCTGCCGCTTTCGGAGCACTACCTGGCCTACTGCGGGCTCAACAATCATGCCCCCCTCGCCCTCCGGGAGAGGGGCGGGGGTGAGGGCGCTGCTACCGGCAATGCGTCTCCCGGTCACGATCCCTTCGCGCTGGCACTGTCCGGCGGCGAGGACTACGAACTGCTCTTCTGCATACCAGCCGGCAAGGAGGCCGAGGTGGCGGCGCTGTGCGCTCAGCTCGACCTGCCGGTCGCCGTGATCGGCGAGATCACCGCAGTAGCCGGCATTGAACTTACCGCGCCGGACGGCTCACAGTACACGCCGCCGCGGCGCGGCTTCGACCACTTCGGCGCGGATTAA
- a CDS encoding bifunctional homocysteine S-methyltransferase/methylenetetrahydrofolate reductase — protein MKKFLDRVAQGVLIGDGAIGTMLYAKGVAPEANFEHLNLVRPELVLELHREYLAAGAQVIETNTFGANCAKLSAIGLGGKVAEINRRGAQLARSAANGQDVFVAGSIGPLGRGKSELSPEQIADSFRVQSAALAEGGVDLVILETFSELDELLVALAAAKETGLPVVANLAFGEGGRLPGGTSAEGAARALAAAGADVVGANCGAGPLELLATVKRIAAACSLPVAAYPNSGFPEYIEGRYIYRTTPGYFADRAEELVTVGASLVGGCCGTTPEHIRAMAVRLQGSLNLTLAPRERVPEGRVRVVPRSEDVATADALTPGPSPGGRGEPSATFLDRWGTEPVITVELDPPKGLDCAKVLAGSRALKEAGAHAINLAENPLARVRMGNLALASLIRREVGIEVIAHVTCRDRNLIGMQSELMGASLLGVTSILAVTGDPASLGDEAGASSVFDLNSFTLIKLLNDLNSGVNALGNPIGSGTGFAIGAAFNPNTQSMEVQVRRLAKKVANGARFAQTQPIYDIARFHDMMEQTSHLGIPVLPGVLPLVSGRNAEFLHNEVPGIVIPDDIRKRMAGKSGDEGVAEGLAIAKEFIEAASARAGGFYIMPPFGKYEIAVELVKFIKSNAEHRGH, from the coding sequence ATGAAGAAGTTCCTGGACAGGGTCGCGCAAGGGGTGTTGATCGGCGATGGCGCCATCGGCACCATGCTCTACGCCAAGGGGGTGGCGCCGGAGGCGAACTTCGAGCACCTCAACCTGGTGCGCCCGGAGCTGGTGCTGGAACTGCACCGTGAGTACCTCGCTGCCGGCGCGCAGGTCATCGAGACCAACACCTTCGGCGCCAACTGCGCCAAGCTCTCCGCCATCGGCCTGGGGGGCAAGGTCGCCGAGATCAACCGCAGGGGCGCGCAACTCGCAAGAAGCGCGGCGAACGGGCAGGACGTGTTCGTGGCCGGCTCCATCGGTCCACTGGGGCGCGGCAAGAGCGAACTGTCGCCGGAGCAAATCGCCGACAGCTTCCGCGTTCAATCGGCGGCGCTTGCCGAGGGTGGGGTGGATCTCGTGATCCTTGAGACCTTCTCTGAGCTGGACGAACTGTTGGTTGCCCTGGCGGCAGCCAAGGAGACCGGTCTTCCCGTGGTGGCGAATCTGGCCTTTGGTGAGGGGGGGCGGCTACCGGGCGGGACGTCCGCCGAGGGCGCCGCGCGTGCACTTGCCGCGGCCGGTGCCGATGTCGTAGGCGCCAACTGCGGCGCAGGGCCCCTTGAACTGCTGGCCACGGTGAAACGCATCGCCGCCGCCTGCTCGCTGCCGGTGGCCGCTTATCCCAACAGCGGCTTTCCCGAGTACATCGAGGGGCGCTATATCTACCGGACCACCCCCGGATACTTCGCCGATCGCGCCGAGGAGCTGGTTACCGTCGGCGCCTCTTTGGTTGGCGGCTGCTGCGGCACCACCCCTGAACACATCCGCGCCATGGCCGTGCGGCTGCAAGGTAGCCTGAATCTTACCCTCGCCCCGCGGGAGAGGGTGCCCGAAGGGCGGGTGAGGGTCGTGCCACGAAGTGAGGACGTTGCCACTGCCGACGCCCTCACCCCCGGCCCCTCTCCCGGAGGGCGAGGGGAGCCTTCAGCCACATTCCTGGATCGTTGGGGCACCGAGCCGGTGATTACGGTTGAACTCGATCCCCCTAAGGGGCTCGACTGCGCCAAGGTGCTGGCGGGGAGCCGGGCTCTTAAGGAGGCGGGAGCGCACGCCATCAACCTGGCCGAGAACCCGCTGGCCCGCGTGCGCATGGGCAACCTTGCGCTCGCCTCGCTGATCCGCCGCGAAGTCGGCATCGAGGTGATCGCGCACGTCACCTGCCGCGACCGTAACCTGATTGGGATGCAGTCCGAGTTGATGGGGGCGAGCCTGCTGGGTGTAACGTCCATCCTAGCCGTCACCGGCGACCCGGCAAGTTTAGGCGATGAGGCGGGAGCGTCATCCGTGTTTGACCTCAACTCCTTCACGCTGATCAAACTCCTGAATGACCTGAATAGTGGCGTCAATGCGCTTGGCAACCCGATCGGGTCCGGTACCGGTTTCGCCATCGGTGCTGCCTTCAACCCCAACACTCAGAGCATGGAGGTGCAGGTCCGGCGCTTGGCGAAGAAGGTGGCCAACGGCGCCCGTTTCGCCCAGACCCAGCCCATCTACGACATCGCCCGTTTCCACGACATGATGGAGCAGACCTCGCACCTGGGCATCCCGGTTCTACCCGGCGTGCTGCCGCTCGTTTCCGGGAGGAATGCCGAATTCCTGCACAACGAGGTCCCCGGCATCGTGATACCCGATGACATCCGCAAGCGCATGGCCGGCAAGAGCGGCGACGAAGGTGTGGCCGAAGGTCTCGCCATCGCCAAGGAGTTCATCGAAGCCGCCAGTGCCAGGGCCGGTGGTTTCTACATCATGCCGCCCTTCGGCAAGTACGAGATCGCGGTGGAGTTGGTTAAGTTTATAAAAAGCAATGCGGAACACAGAGGACACTAA
- a CDS encoding tetratricopeptide repeat protein produces MNPELAEMETSELVHIGQEELEARRFTSALRYLQAALEQQRTPDHVSLYALALAQATGNVKTAVALCQEAIKREPRNSDHFLRLGTIYLVAGRKKEAIRTLNLGLRVGKNPAIMKLMQTLGHRESPVIPFLSRGNPLNKYLGKIRSSLFKK; encoded by the coding sequence GTGAATCCTGAACTTGCCGAAATGGAAACGAGCGAACTGGTGCATATTGGCCAGGAAGAGCTGGAGGCCCGCCGCTTCACCTCCGCGCTGCGCTACCTGCAGGCGGCGCTGGAGCAGCAGCGTACACCGGACCACGTTTCCCTATACGCCCTGGCGCTGGCCCAGGCTACCGGGAACGTGAAGACTGCGGTGGCCCTGTGCCAGGAAGCGATCAAGCGGGAGCCGAGAAACTCCGACCATTTTCTGCGTCTGGGCACCATATACCTTGTGGCAGGCAGAAAGAAGGAGGCCATCAGGACGCTCAACCTCGGGCTCAGGGTGGGCAAGAACCCCGCCATCATGAAGCTGATGCAGACGCTGGGACACCGCGAATCCCCGGTGATCCCGTTCCTTTCGCGCGGCAATCCCCTCAACAAGTACCTAGGTAAGATTCGAAGCAGCCTCTTCAAAAAATAG
- a CDS encoding 4Fe-4S binding protein: MAEKKVQQVRIAVQWGFLLFSLYLGVTFYRFVLHFRSGGATPFVARPDGVEAFLPISGLVSLKGWMTLGSINDVHPAALVVLLTVIAVSLLLKRSFCSWVCPVSTITEVCWKVGTKLFGKNFKVWLWLDWLLRPIKYLLLAFFLFSILVIMAPDSVASFITGDYNKMADVKMLDFFVNLSGTPLVVIGVLLALSFLFKNPFCRFLCPYGALLGLVSRLSPVKVQRNQSACINCGGCTKACPSYIDVMHQERVCSEECVGCLRCVSACPKPEALQMKAKNGKVIPGMVYAALVVVVFVGGTLIGRATGHWHSSMTKADYQRLIAAPPVDHP; encoded by the coding sequence ATGGCAGAAAAAAAAGTGCAACAGGTCAGGATCGCAGTACAGTGGGGCTTCCTTCTCTTCTCCCTCTACCTGGGGGTAACCTTCTACCGTTTCGTGCTCCATTTCAGAAGCGGCGGCGCCACCCCATTCGTGGCGCGTCCCGACGGTGTCGAGGCGTTTCTCCCCATCTCCGGCCTGGTGAGCCTCAAGGGGTGGATGACGCTCGGGAGCATCAACGACGTGCACCCGGCGGCACTGGTCGTACTGCTCACTGTGATTGCCGTGTCGCTATTGTTGAAGCGTTCCTTCTGCTCCTGGGTCTGCCCGGTGTCCACCATCACCGAGGTATGCTGGAAAGTGGGGACCAAGCTGTTCGGCAAGAACTTCAAGGTCTGGCTCTGGCTGGACTGGCTGTTGCGTCCCATCAAGTACCTGCTGCTCGCTTTCTTCCTGTTCTCCATCCTGGTGATCATGGCGCCCGACAGCGTCGCCTCCTTCATCACCGGCGACTATAACAAGATGGCTGACGTGAAGATGCTCGACTTCTTCGTGAACCTCTCCGGTACGCCGCTGGTGGTGATTGGCGTGCTGCTGGCGCTGTCATTCCTGTTCAAGAACCCGTTCTGCCGTTTCCTCTGCCCGTACGGCGCGCTGCTCGGCCTGGTGTCGCGTCTGTCGCCGGTCAAGGTGCAGCGCAACCAGAGCGCCTGCATCAACTGTGGCGGCTGCACTAAAGCCTGCCCGTCCTACATCGACGTTATGCACCAGGAAAGGGTCTGCTCTGAGGAGTGCGTCGGCTGCCTGCGCTGCGTGAGCGCCTGCCCGAAGCCCGAGGCGTTGCAGATGAAGGCGAAGAACGGGAAGGTGATCCCCGGAATGGTCTATGCCGCCCTGGTCGTGGTGGTCTTTGTTGGCGGCACCCTGATCGGTCGCGCCACCGGTCACTGGCACAGCTCCATGACGAAAGCTGACTACCAGC
- a CDS encoding putative manganese-dependent inorganic diphosphatase, whose product MDKQIFVIGHRNPDTDSIASAIAYAHLKRALGDERVTAAMAGNLNPQTTWLLGRLGMDAPLYLADVHPKVRDVIQRTPITVAADAPLLTALEQFHHNAIRVLPVLDAAGVPKGVIPLRRIAERSLVTGADSLRLVSASLASLAACLTGRFLAGSADAAVESLHLFVGAMAEESFIDRISGFDPATLVVVTGDRTSIQKASIERGVRLLVVTGGLPVAEDVVRLAQARGVALLSTPLDTAATVARARLATPVLALAVPNFESVSVGEPLGRLRDKLLHSGESAVLALEEDGTLAGVATKSSLFAPLPYALILVDHNELTQSVPGAEDLEILEVIDHHKLGNPPTSNPIPFITAPVGSTCTIVASLYEDHEVVPPAQIAALLLAGILSDTVILKSPTTTARDRATVARLAAVAGLDWEAFGAEIFAASGALSGYGSPDRVVGSDFKLFSQGELTFGVGQVEVFGFAEFNEMKAELRQALAARREKEGLELAGLMVTDISSESTMFMMEGGQAFTRFMGYPQPEPHVFEMKGVMSRKKQLVPHMIKVLGGR is encoded by the coding sequence ATGGACAAGCAGATTTTCGTTATCGGCCACAGAAATCCGGACACCGACTCGATCGCCTCGGCTATCGCCTACGCCCACCTGAAGCGGGCGCTGGGGGACGAGCGGGTCACCGCCGCCATGGCCGGCAACCTGAACCCCCAGACTACCTGGCTCCTGGGGCGGCTCGGCATGGATGCACCATTATACCTCGCTGACGTGCACCCCAAAGTGCGTGACGTGATCCAGCGCACTCCCATCACAGTCGCCGCGGATGCGCCGCTTTTGACTGCACTGGAGCAGTTCCACCATAACGCAATCAGGGTCCTTCCGGTGCTGGACGCCGCCGGTGTCCCTAAAGGGGTCATCCCGCTGAGAAGGATCGCCGAGCGCTCGCTGGTGACCGGCGCCGATTCGCTGCGCCTGGTCTCCGCTTCGCTCGCCTCGCTGGCCGCCTGCCTCACCGGGAGGTTTCTTGCCGGTAGCGCCGACGCAGCCGTCGAGAGCCTGCACCTCTTCGTCGGCGCCATGGCCGAAGAATCCTTTATCGACCGCATCTCCGGCTTCGATCCCGCGACCCTGGTGGTGGTGACCGGCGACCGCACCTCGATCCAGAAGGCCTCCATCGAGCGGGGCGTGCGCCTGCTGGTGGTGACCGGGGGACTGCCCGTGGCCGAGGACGTGGTGCGTTTGGCGCAGGCACGCGGGGTGGCGCTCCTCTCCACGCCGCTTGACACTGCGGCCACCGTTGCCCGGGCCCGGCTGGCGACCCCGGTGCTGGCGCTGGCCGTCCCCAACTTCGAGAGCGTGTCGGTGGGCGAGCCCCTGGGGCGGTTGCGGGATAAGCTGCTGCATTCGGGCGAGAGCGCGGTGCTGGCGCTCGAAGAGGACGGTACCCTGGCCGGCGTCGCCACCAAGTCCTCTCTGTTCGCGCCGCTCCCCTACGCCCTGATCCTGGTGGACCACAACGAACTGACCCAGTCGGTGCCGGGCGCCGAGGACCTGGAGATCCTCGAGGTGATCGACCACCACAAGCTGGGCAACCCGCCCACCAGCAATCCGATCCCGTTCATCACCGCTCCGGTAGGGAGCACCTGCACTATCGTCGCCTCATTGTATGAGGACCACGAGGTGGTGCCCCCCGCGCAGATCGCGGCGCTCCTTTTGGCCGGTATCCTCTCCGACACCGTGATTCTGAAGTCCCCGACTACCACGGCCAGGGACCGTGCCACCGTAGCGCGCCTCGCAGCCGTTGCCGGGCTGGACTGGGAGGCCTTCGGCGCCGAGATCTTCGCCGCTTCCGGGGCTCTCTCCGGCTATGGCAGTCCTGATCGAGTGGTCGGCTCCGACTTCAAGCTCTTCAGCCAGGGCGAGCTAACCTTCGGCGTGGGCCAGGTCGAGGTGTTCGGCTTCGCCGAGTTCAACGAAATGAAGGCGGAACTGCGCCAAGCCCTCGCGGCACGGCGCGAGAAGGAGGGGCTGGAGCTCGCCGGCCTCATGGTTACCGACATCTCCAGCGAGAGCACCATGTTCATGATGGAGGGGGGGCAGGCCTTCACCCGTTTCATGGGGTACCCGCAGCCCGAACCGCACGTCTTCGAGATGAAGGGCGTCATGTCGCGCAAGAAGCAGCTGGTGCCGCACATGATCAAGGTCTTGGGAGGTCGCTAG
- the folK gene encoding 2-amino-4-hydroxy-6-hydroxymethyldihydropteridine diphosphokinase, with protein sequence MEQCAYIGLGSNIGDRELKLLMAVAELGKLPQTRVTAVSPFYETEPVGGVPQDNFYNAVVRLNTELAPLDLLERLKKLETGVFHRVPSQRWGARSMDLDILLFGELVFSSEQLTIPHPRLAERRFVLQPLSDIAPDLVHPILGKRIIELLTELTSPEQVVRI encoded by the coding sequence GTGGAACAGTGCGCATACATAGGGCTGGGGAGCAACATCGGCGACCGGGAGCTGAAGCTCCTGATGGCGGTAGCGGAGCTCGGCAAGCTGCCGCAAACAAGGGTCACTGCCGTTTCCCCCTTCTACGAGACCGAACCGGTCGGAGGGGTGCCCCAGGACAACTTCTACAATGCGGTGGTGCGCCTCAACACGGAACTGGCCCCGTTGGACCTCCTGGAGCGGCTGAAGAAGCTGGAAACCGGGGTCTTCCACCGGGTGCCATCGCAGCGCTGGGGCGCCCGCAGCATGGATCTCGACATCCTCCTCTTTGGCGAGTTGGTCTTTAGCAGCGAACAGCTCACCATCCCGCATCCGCGCCTGGCTGAACGTCGTTTCGTACTCCAGCCGCTGTCCGACATCGCACCGGACCTGGTGCACCCGATCCTGGGCAAACGCATCATCGAACTGTTAACCGAGCTGACCTCGCCCGAGCAGGTGGTCAGGATCTAG
- the ttcA gene encoding tRNA 2-thiocytidine(32) synthetase TtcA, with translation MALIEDALFTRIKNRVGKAIHDFDLISEGDRIAVAVSGGKDSYAMLHMLDTLRRRAPIRYELVAINIDSGYRGYRADIIEEHLKEHGFTYHMEKTEHYDIISEKRRPNSSYCSICARLKRGTLYTLAQQMGCNKLALGHHMDDFIETLLLNQFFVGSLKAMAPSMLADNGVTTVIRPLVYVPEKEIIPFSRNNRFPVVCCCCPVCGTADLQRKKMKELLETLERDNPLVKKSLLKALSNVHPRHLLDKGLTRMPS, from the coding sequence GTGGCGCTTATTGAGGACGCGCTCTTCACGCGCATCAAGAACCGGGTAGGCAAGGCCATCCACGACTTCGACCTGATCTCCGAGGGAGACCGCATCGCCGTCGCGGTGTCGGGCGGCAAGGACTCCTACGCCATGCTGCACATGCTGGACACGCTGCGCCGGCGAGCCCCGATCCGCTACGAGTTGGTCGCGATCAACATCGACTCCGGCTACCGCGGCTATCGTGCCGACATCATCGAGGAGCACCTGAAGGAGCACGGCTTCACCTACCACATGGAGAAGACCGAGCACTACGACATCATCTCGGAGAAGCGCCGCCCCAACTCGTCCTACTGCTCCATCTGCGCGCGGCTCAAGCGCGGCACGCTCTACACCCTGGCGCAGCAGATGGGGTGCAACAAGCTGGCCCTTGGCCACCACATGGACGACTTCATCGAGACGCTGCTTTTAAACCAATTCTTCGTGGGCTCGCTCAAGGCGATGGCCCCGAGCATGCTGGCCGACAACGGCGTCACCACGGTGATCAGGCCGCTGGTCTACGTCCCGGAAAAGGAGATCATCCCGTTCTCCCGCAACAACCGCTTCCCGGTAGTCTGCTGCTGTTGCCCGGTCTGCGGCACCGCGGACTTGCAGCGCAAGAAGATGAAGGAGTTGTTGGAGACCTTGGAGCGGGACAACCCCTTGGTGAAAAAGAGCCTTTTGAAGGCCTTGTCCAATGTCCACCCGCGCCACTTGCTGGACAAGGGTTTGACCAGGATGCCTTCCTGA
- the fsa gene encoding fructose-6-phosphate aldolase: protein MKFFIDTADVKEIREANELGLVDGVTTNPSLIAKSGRRFEEVIKEITEIVDGPISAEVISLEHDGMIAEATELAKIHPNIVIKLPMTPEGLKATKTLHKQGIKTNVTLIFTPMQALLAAKAGATYVSPFVGRLDDISQDGMGIIEEIRTIFDNYGMDAQIIVASIRNPVHVLNSALIGADVCTIPFSVMLQLAKHPLTDAGIKKFLEDWEKVPK, encoded by the coding sequence ATGAAGTTTTTTATCGACACAGCGGACGTTAAAGAGATTCGGGAGGCCAACGAACTGGGACTGGTGGACGGCGTCACCACCAACCCCTCCCTGATCGCCAAGAGCGGCCGGCGTTTTGAGGAAGTGATCAAGGAGATCACCGAGATCGTGGACGGCCCGATCTCCGCGGAAGTCATCTCGCTCGAGCACGACGGCATGATCGCCGAGGCGACCGAGCTGGCCAAGATCCACCCTAACATCGTCATCAAGCTCCCGATGACCCCGGAAGGGCTCAAGGCAACCAAGACCTTGCACAAGCAGGGGATCAAGACCAACGTCACGCTGATCTTCACCCCGATGCAGGCCCTGCTCGCCGCCAAGGCCGGCGCCACCTACGTTTCCCCGTTCGTCGGTCGCCTGGACGATATCTCCCAGGACGGCATGGGGATCATTGAAGAGATCAGGACCATCTTTGACAACTACGGCATGGATGCCCAGATCATCGTGGCCAGCATCAGGAACCCGGTGCACGTGCTCAACTCGGCACTGATCGGCGCCGACGTCTGCACCATCCCGTTCTCGGTCATGCTGCAGCTTGCCAAGCACCCGCTCACCGATGCCGGCATCAAGAAGTTCCTGGAAGACTGGGAGAAGGTTCCCAAGTAG